The following proteins come from a genomic window of Thermoproteus sp.:
- a CDS encoding sigma factor-like helix-turn-helix DNA-binding protein has protein sequence MKLTATEQRVVELYNNGLKPREIANKLGISINTVYKALSKHRRIAELSEEIREGPPHQDSSYYAVVLPIWNTPVVYNFAIPNAAQFEELSRLVKRLEDILERLEKLADGRQAEHKVAIEEPRTAPPPDFIKQNAWVRLLRGKSNGL, from the coding sequence GTGAAATTAACGGCGACCGAACAACGCGTAGTTGAGCTATACAACAACGGACTTAAGCCTAGAGAGATAGCTAACAAGCTCGGGATATCCATAAATACGGTATATAAGGCCCTCTCAAAACATAGAAGAATCGCCGAATTAAGTGAAGAGATACGCGAAGGTCCCCCACATCAAGACTCGAGTTACTACGCGGTGGTTCTGCCCATATGGAACACGCCCGTCGTGTATAACTTCGCCATTCCGAACGCGGCCCAATTTGAAGAGCTGAGCCGACTAGTCAAACGTCTTGAAGACATACTTGAGAGACTAGAAAAATTAGCGGACGGACGTCAAGCCGAGCATAAAGTCGCCATAGAAGAGCCCAGGACCGCGCCACCTCCCGACTTCATAAAACAAAACGCCTGGGTTAGGCTACTTAGAGGTAAGTCTAATGGGTTATAA
- the serS gene encoding serine--tRNA ligase, with protein MSWSVLEALRSDPELVRRNLAARRMDVAMVDKFLELDSKWRNLKKEIDELRHKHNILSKEASKAPPQERKTYIERAKEIIERLNALEGQLKELEIERERLLFSFPNLIHESVPICQEGVDSVPVRYWGTIKVAREYLDRVLQMDPRPEYVVVDKTPVGHADEAENVLKMVDTLKAGEVAGSRFYYLLDDLVWLDFALSLYALEYLTSRGFKPIVPPYMLKYDVIRRVIDLDTFKDAIYKLENEDLYLIATAEHGIAAYLYGRDLIEEELPQLYVGWSPCFRREAGAGNRDIKGIFRVHIFHKVEQFVFSLAEESWKWHEEITKNTEELMRGLGLPYRVVNICAHDLGAPAAKKYDVEVWYPAQGTYRELASCSNVTDWQSYRLGIRVTRKGMRREYVHTLNCTGLATTRTITAILENFQREDGAVEIPKVLRKYLEPISTAPKDYILPKNVKR; from the coding sequence GCGTATGGACGTCGCTATGGTTGACAAGTTCCTGGAGCTCGATTCCAAATGGAGGAACTTAAAGAAGGAAATAGACGAGTTGAGACATAAACATAATATACTATCGAAAGAGGCATCCAAGGCCCCTCCGCAAGAGAGAAAGACATATATAGAAAGGGCCAAGGAGATCATTGAGAGACTAAACGCGCTGGAGGGCCAATTGAAAGAGCTTGAAATCGAAAGGGAAAGGCTCTTGTTTTCGTTCCCCAATTTGATCCACGAGAGCGTTCCTATATGTCAAGAAGGTGTGGATTCCGTGCCGGTGAGGTATTGGGGGACCATAAAGGTGGCGCGGGAATATCTGGACAGAGTGCTCCAGATGGATCCGCGTCCTGAGTATGTCGTAGTCGACAAGACGCCTGTGGGACATGCCGACGAGGCTGAGAACGTCCTCAAGATGGTAGATACGCTAAAGGCCGGAGAAGTGGCGGGTAGCAGGTTCTACTACCTCCTAGACGATTTGGTGTGGCTGGACTTCGCCCTATCGTTATACGCGCTTGAATACCTCACTTCGCGCGGCTTTAAGCCTATAGTGCCGCCCTACATGTTGAAATATGATGTAATAAGGCGGGTGATAGACCTAGATACCTTTAAGGACGCAATCTATAAGCTAGAGAACGAAGACTTGTACCTAATAGCTACGGCCGAACACGGAATAGCGGCCTATCTGTACGGGCGCGACCTAATAGAGGAAGAGTTGCCGCAGCTTTATGTCGGCTGGTCGCCTTGTTTTAGAAGAGAAGCAGGAGCCGGCAATAGGGACATAAAGGGTATCTTCAGAGTCCATATATTCCATAAGGTAGAACAATTCGTCTTCTCATTGGCGGAGGAGTCGTGGAAATGGCACGAAGAGATCACTAAAAACACCGAAGAGCTCATGAGGGGTTTGGGGCTTCCGTATAGGGTGGTCAATATCTGCGCACACGATTTAGGCGCCCCCGCGGCCAAAAAATACGACGTAGAGGTGTGGTATCCGGCTCAAGGCACCTATAGGGAGTTGGCTAGTTGCTCTAACGTTACGGACTGGCAGTCGTATAGATTAGGCATTAGGGTCACTAGGAAGGGCATGAGGCGGGAATATGTGCATACACTTAACTGCACGGGTCTCGCCACTACCCGCACAATAACCGCCATCTTGGAGAACTTCCAACGCGAGGATGGCGCGGTGGAAATACCGAAGGTGTTGAGGAAGTACTTAGAACCTATATCCACAGCGCCTAAAGATTACATATTGCCGAAAAACGTCAAGAGGTAG
- a CDS encoding redox-regulated ATPase YchF: MVVQSRVQIGIVGKPNAGKSTFFAAATMKDVKIGPIPFTTVEPNVGIGYVRKECPCRDLKCNPRSYVVLEGICYIPIELIDVAGLVPGAWQGRGLGNQFLDHIRRAPVLIHIVDASGSTDEEGRIVKPGTRNPLDDVIFLERELDMWMVSILKRDWDKAIRFSEYGKRPLADLLMEKLGGLGYGRAQVEGALESLGLSKKPPSRWTDDDFLSLVGKLRRPIVIAANKVDLPEGEEGYKALRSALSDRIIVPTSAEAELALRRAANKGLIRYKPGDPDFEVVGNLSQQQLSALEKIREVMKKFGGTGVQAALNAAVFDALKYVVVFPVEDERRLADKSGNVLPDALLVPSDATARDVAYMIHSEIGERFVSAVDATTGKRLSAESKVRDGLILKIITH, translated from the coding sequence GTGGTAGTACAGAGTAGAGTACAAATAGGGATTGTGGGAAAGCCCAATGCGGGCAAGTCTACATTTTTTGCGGCGGCCACTATGAAGGACGTAAAGATAGGCCCGATCCCGTTTACAACAGTAGAGCCAAATGTAGGCATAGGGTATGTGAGGAAGGAATGTCCCTGTAGGGACCTCAAGTGCAACCCACGGAGCTATGTCGTGTTGGAGGGCATATGTTATATACCGATAGAGCTAATAGACGTCGCGGGCTTGGTGCCTGGAGCTTGGCAAGGGAGGGGACTTGGCAACCAGTTTCTAGACCATATAAGGAGGGCTCCTGTGTTGATACATATAGTGGACGCCTCAGGCTCTACGGACGAGGAGGGGAGGATAGTAAAGCCGGGCACAAGAAATCCGCTAGATGATGTGATATTCCTAGAGAGAGAACTAGACATGTGGATGGTCTCTATATTGAAGAGAGATTGGGATAAAGCTATACGTTTTTCTGAATATGGGAAGAGGCCACTGGCCGATCTATTAATGGAAAAGCTGGGAGGGCTGGGCTACGGGAGGGCGCAAGTCGAGGGCGCCCTGGAGTCGCTAGGCCTTTCTAAAAAGCCGCCAAGCCGTTGGACCGACGACGACTTCTTGAGCTTGGTAGGCAAATTGAGGAGACCCATAGTGATAGCCGCCAATAAGGTCGACCTGCCGGAGGGCGAAGAGGGCTATAAGGCCCTTAGAAGCGCCCTTTCCGATAGGATTATAGTGCCCACAAGCGCGGAGGCCGAGCTGGCGCTGAGGAGGGCAGCCAACAAGGGCCTCATTAGGTATAAACCCGGCGATCCGGACTTCGAAGTCGTAGGCAATCTGTCCCAACAACAACTGTCGGCGTTGGAAAAAATTAGAGAGGTCATGAAGAAGTTCGGAGGTACGGGCGTCCAAGCGGCTCTTAATGCCGCCGTTTTTGACGCCTTAAAGTACGTAGTCGTATTTCCGGTCGAAGACGAGCGACGTCTTGCAGATAAGAGCGGCAACGTGCTTCCCGACGCGTTGTTAGTGCCTAGCGACGCCACGGCGAGAGATGTCGCCTATATGATACATAGCGAGATAGGCGAGAGGTTCGTCTCGGCTGTAGATGCCACAACTGGCAAGAGGCTAAGCGCAGAAAGTAAAGTTAGAGATGGACTTATCTTGAAGATTATAACCCATTAG
- the rtcA gene encoding RNA 3'-terminal phosphate cyclase, producing the protein MEPIRIDGSYGEGGGQILRTSLALAGLLLKPMEIYNIRAKRKNPGLQHQHLTAVKAVAAITNAEVHGGEIGSTRLLFVPRELKCGDFSFDIGTAGSVSLVIQTVLPLLAFSACRSKVVIRGGTDVPLAPPIDYLSNVTLRLLRLMGVNAAITLIRRGHYPRGGGLVELTVEPIARLKPAVWERRGEIVRIGGISHSVNLPRHVAERQARAAEEQLKRLGVPIEISIENRQDGLGPGSGIVLWAETDAGLVLGADALGERGKPAEAVGREAAKKLLREISSGGALDSHMGDMIMVYMALADGVSKSTVSELTMHAKTNAYVIERFLPVKFVLSEGRPALMSVAGVGFQR; encoded by the coding sequence GTGGAGCCCATAAGGATAGACGGATCGTACGGAGAGGGGGGCGGTCAGATCTTGAGGACCTCCCTAGCTCTAGCCGGGCTACTCTTAAAGCCGATGGAGATATACAACATTAGGGCTAAGAGGAAAAATCCAGGACTGCAACATCAACATTTGACGGCAGTAAAGGCGGTGGCCGCCATAACTAATGCTGAAGTGCATGGAGGCGAGATAGGCTCCACTAGGCTCTTATTTGTGCCGAGAGAATTAAAATGCGGAGATTTTTCGTTTGACATAGGGACTGCGGGGAGCGTCAGCTTGGTCATACAGACCGTCTTGCCTCTTTTGGCCTTCTCGGCGTGTAGATCTAAAGTCGTTATTAGAGGGGGGACCGATGTGCCTTTAGCGCCCCCGATAGACTATCTGAGCAACGTCACTTTGAGGCTCTTAAGGCTCATGGGAGTTAATGCGGCTATAACGTTGATCAGAAGGGGCCATTACCCGAGAGGAGGCGGCCTAGTGGAGCTGACGGTAGAACCTATAGCTAGGCTTAAACCCGCCGTGTGGGAGAGACGCGGCGAGATTGTCAGGATAGGCGGTATCTCCCATTCTGTAAACCTGCCTAGACATGTCGCCGAGAGGCAGGCCAGAGCCGCCGAGGAACAACTGAAAAGGCTCGGCGTTCCCATAGAGATATCTATAGAGAACAGACAGGACGGGCTGGGGCCTGGCTCCGGCATCGTGTTGTGGGCCGAGACCGACGCCGGTTTGGTCTTGGGCGCAGATGCCCTAGGCGAGAGGGGCAAGCCGGCAGAAGCCGTCGGCAGGGAGGCAGCAAAGAAGCTGTTAAGGGAGATCTCGTCCGGAGGGGCCTTGGATTCGCATATGGGCGATATGATAATGGTATATATGGCTCTAGCCGACGGCGTCAGCAAATCTACAGTATCTGAACTCACAATGCACGCAAAAACTAATGCCTACGTTATAGAGCGGTTCCTGCCGGTGAAGTTCGTGCTGTCCGAGGGGAGGCCGGCCCTCATGTCGGTAGCTGGCGTCGGCTTCCAACGCTGA
- a CDS encoding S-adenosyl-l-methionine hydroxide adenosyltransferase family protein produces the protein MIALLTDFGTRDYFVAEMKAVILSINSNEVIVDITHEVPPQEVGIGAFILWRAYKWFPKGTIFVAVVDPGVGTSRAPLLLKTKNYFFIGPDNGLLSIAAEEDGVENAYRLTVRLPESSSTFHGRDIFAYAAALLSKGIPPSYLGIETSEYVKLPKPGAIKEGDVIRGTLIYIDRFGNIFTSIDGNIIKSIANYGDLLCVKISEKIYRIKLLQTYGLAGPGEVLALINSEGFLEIAINRGNAAERLGHKVGEPIEVYRC, from the coding sequence GTGATCGCGTTATTGACGGACTTCGGCACTAGGGACTACTTCGTGGCCGAAATGAAGGCGGTCATATTGTCGATAAATTCAAATGAAGTCATAGTGGACATAACCCACGAGGTGCCGCCTCAAGAAGTCGGCATAGGCGCCTTCATCTTATGGAGAGCATATAAGTGGTTCCCCAAAGGCACGATCTTCGTGGCGGTCGTAGATCCAGGCGTGGGTACCTCCCGCGCGCCCCTCTTATTAAAGACGAAAAACTACTTCTTTATAGGGCCCGATAACGGCTTGCTTAGCATAGCCGCCGAGGAGGACGGCGTGGAGAATGCCTATAGGTTGACGGTACGTCTGCCGGAGTCCTCTAGTACTTTCCACGGCCGCGATATATTCGCCTATGCGGCCGCCCTGTTGTCTAAAGGCATACCTCCAAGCTATTTGGGCATAGAGACGTCTGAATACGTCAAGTTGCCTAAGCCGGGCGCAATCAAAGAGGGCGACGTAATAAGGGGAACATTGATATATATTGATAGATTTGGCAACATATTTACTTCAATAGATGGAAATATTATAAAAAGTATAGCAAATTATGGCGATTTACTATGTGTAAAGATTTCAGAAAAAATATATAGGATAAAATTACTGCAGACTTACGGACTTGCGGGGCCTGGTGAGGTATTGGCGTTAATAAATAGCGAGGGCTTTCTTGAAATAGCTATAAATAGAGGCAATGCTGCTGAGAGACTTGGACATAAGGTAGGAGAACCTATTGAAGTCTATAGGTGTTGA
- a CDS encoding CoA-binding protein, with protein sequence MIGASIKPRSIGYVISYQLLKKFKGKVYLINPSYKEGIIGGIEVKFYSSISDIEGDIDLAVIAIPASAVPDVLMEAGRKGVKVAIIVSGGFAEVGNDILEAKIVEIGRSYGIRIVGPNCVGVYNSENGLDTMFLPEEKAMRPKGGPIAFISQSGAVMTAVLDWAAAEGLGIGVAINIGNRADISEGDILEYLEGLDSVKSVALYIEGFRRRAEVARFLSAAKSFTKKKPLVVYKAGRNAESARAARSHTAALAGSYDYYKALFRQVGAIEAEDLFDLFDIAQALALSPLPKGRRVLVVTSSGGVGVQAVDFLVENGLEVPQTPSHLAEELKKVLSPLASLNNPIDLTGGAANEDFVVALRHGLQHYDMALVAALIHPPGLDESLADRIIELTALNKPIVVVSIGNSPAVKELERRLKGVVPVYNSPRRAARALWALYKYAEIKRRT encoded by the coding sequence GTGATAGGAGCGTCCATTAAGCCGAGATCTATAGGCTATGTTATTTCATACCAACTTCTTAAGAAATTTAAGGGGAAAGTATATTTGATAAATCCAAGCTATAAGGAGGGTATAATTGGAGGGATTGAAGTGAAGTTCTATAGCTCTATTTCAGATATAGAGGGCGATATAGATCTGGCCGTCATTGCAATTCCGGCGAGCGCCGTACCTGATGTATTAATGGAGGCTGGACGTAAAGGCGTAAAAGTGGCGATTATCGTAAGTGGAGGCTTCGCCGAGGTCGGCAACGACATACTGGAGGCCAAAATTGTCGAGATAGGGAGGTCTTACGGAATTAGGATAGTGGGGCCCAACTGCGTCGGCGTCTACAACTCCGAGAACGGACTCGATACGATGTTTCTGCCGGAGGAGAAGGCCATGAGGCCTAAAGGGGGACCTATAGCGTTCATAAGCCAGAGCGGAGCCGTTATGACTGCGGTGTTAGATTGGGCGGCGGCCGAGGGTTTGGGCATAGGGGTTGCGATAAACATAGGCAATAGGGCTGATATTAGCGAAGGTGACATTTTGGAGTACCTAGAGGGGCTGGACAGCGTGAAGTCCGTTGCGCTCTATATAGAAGGCTTTAGGAGGAGGGCAGAGGTGGCGAGGTTCTTAAGTGCGGCTAAGAGCTTTACCAAGAAGAAGCCCCTCGTAGTCTATAAAGCCGGACGTAACGCCGAATCTGCCAGGGCGGCGAGATCACACACGGCCGCCCTTGCGGGGAGCTACGACTATTACAAGGCGTTATTTAGGCAGGTAGGCGCAATAGAGGCAGAAGATCTATTCGACCTATTCGATATAGCGCAGGCATTGGCGCTATCGCCATTGCCAAAAGGGCGTAGAGTATTGGTCGTTACGTCATCGGGCGGCGTCGGAGTTCAAGCCGTGGACTTCCTAGTGGAGAACGGCTTAGAGGTCCCGCAGACGCCTTCGCATTTAGCCGAAGAGCTCAAAAAGGTCCTATCGCCTCTCGCGTCGCTAAACAACCCGATAGATCTCACCGGCGGGGCCGCCAACGAGGACTTCGTGGTCGCTTTAAGGCATGGCCTACAGCACTACGACATGGCGTTAGTGGCGGCGTTAATACATCCCCCCGGCCTCGACGAGAGCCTAGCTGACCGCATTATAGAGTTAACGGCGCTGAACAAGCCCATTGTGGTGGTCAGCATAGGTAACTCGCCCGCAGTAAAGGAGCTAGAGAGACGCCTAAAGGGAGTAGTGCCTGTGTATAACTCGCCAAGGAGGGCGGCGCGCGCCTTGTGGGCTTTATATAAATATGCCGAAATTAAACGAAGAACGTGA
- a CDS encoding GTPase, which produces MPYIYSSEELKEYFIGVYKSTEAKSPTVEPGVERLRRLELTRIRKASKSLIDALRDMATSMPFVADLHPFYKDLLDLGVGILRYKHALAKIGNATTAVRAISKETIAALKTAYAKDQIYRVRKAFIARIIDLIDDLAPELETIKSASSFFKKLPDIDPELFTIVVSGAPNVGKSSLVGCLSTAKPEVAEYPFTTKQIHVGHIFVKGDKIQVIDTPGLLDRPFEEMNNIEKQAVLALRHLAKVILFVVDPTYHSGYDPHIQINIYNSIKNNFNVPIVVILNKIDIADREEIRKIEELFGTNLIYISAKLCKGIEELKNKILEDYYVPYMLNKLVDERRRVSVGSRRQLPT; this is translated from the coding sequence GTGCCGTATATATATTCATCCGAGGAGTTGAAGGAGTATTTTATAGGCGTATATAAGTCCACAGAGGCTAAGAGCCCCACGGTGGAGCCCGGCGTGGAGAGGCTGAGGCGTCTAGAGCTGACTAGGATAAGAAAGGCCAGCAAGTCCCTTATAGATGCGCTTAGAGATATGGCGACCTCTATGCCCTTCGTGGCGGATCTACATCCATTCTATAAGGATTTGTTGGATCTAGGCGTAGGGATTCTTAGATATAAGCACGCATTGGCTAAAATAGGCAACGCTACAACTGCCGTCAGGGCTATATCCAAGGAGACGATAGCCGCCCTAAAGACTGCATACGCCAAAGACCAGATATATCGAGTAAGGAAGGCCTTTATTGCTAGAATTATCGATCTTATCGACGATTTAGCGCCGGAACTAGAAACAATAAAATCTGCCTCGTCATTCTTCAAAAAACTTCCCGATATAGATCCAGAGCTATTCACAATAGTGGTGAGCGGAGCGCCCAATGTTGGCAAGAGTAGCCTTGTCGGTTGTCTCTCTACGGCGAAACCAGAAGTTGCGGAATATCCATTTACCACAAAACAAATACATGTTGGCCATATTTTCGTTAAGGGAGATAAAATACAAGTTATAGATACTCCGGGCCTTCTAGATAGGCCCTTCGAGGAGATGAACAATATAGAGAAGCAAGCTGTGCTAGCTTTGAGACATCTAGCTAAAGTTATACTGTTCGTCGTAGATCCGACATATCACAGCGGCTATGACCCACACATACAAATAAACATATATAATAGTATTAAGAATAATTTCAATGTGCCTATAGTAGTTATTCTAAATAAAATTGATATAGCAGATAGAGAGGAGATAAGAAAAATAGAAGAATTATTTGGGACGAATCTTATATATATATCGGCCAAATTATGTAAAGGTATAGAAGAACTAAAGAATAAAATACTAGAAGATTACTACGTTCCATATATGTTAAATAAGCTGGTTGATGAGAGGAGACGCGTCAGCGTTGGAAGCCGACGCCAGCTACCGACATGA
- a CDS encoding CBS domain-containing protein, whose protein sequence is MEKIEAKTVEKEAAVVVPKFVKDVLEYPAVRIVPSHTLKTVWRYFREFPHDIFPVFRNAFVDIVDGVVYPQSVLLLKDKSDDKKVGDVVNHALFISAEAPLEELYRLLKDKKVPGAVVVDKEGRYLGIATLRGLLEAVRRMTPKARSVNAIYSDPGGLLVNENDPIDKLAKKLAGGEIEGVVVTNSKGRVSGIVTIWDFIKSSIWLKPKREPRPIFGKGASRGASSETSPITVKSLQFTGVPVATTRTSVEDVAATMASLGMYILPVVDKEGKPVGVVSVWDVLRAYFEGPKEGREDVEPERPIAAPVEVRPEEALRLKPAKFAMGVRARELVRTDVPTVGLLDSISHVRRVMVRTEAPVVAVVDEDRNIVGFVSRRDLLIYLAEKSLGYWKVQKGKRLVLKENVMPGEQAKLLREEGTASEVMKVDVPKLSANSSAEEIAYHMLSSGLDYVLILDEKGDLLGVVTREDLVKAYSERGREDAVVSELMTPIDIAVVNPMHSISHVIEKMKKYEIDGVLVVEGNDIKGAVVDKKLSLTPIEESLRGERIFVVTKSGTRREGSGRLRYPKAGTLMAIDIADEPPPSVPPNMSAKEAARRLLQHGLLAVLDQQGRLVGVLTEFDIVRDLARAYVAYKSEVAVKKVEEK, encoded by the coding sequence ATGGAGAAGATTGAGGCGAAGACGGTCGAGAAAGAGGCCGCTGTTGTCGTTCCTAAATTTGTCAAGGACGTGTTGGAATATCCTGCTGTGAGGATAGTTCCAAGCCACACTCTGAAGACCGTATGGAGGTACTTCAGGGAGTTTCCTCACGACATATTCCCGGTGTTTAGGAACGCATTTGTGGATATAGTCGACGGCGTCGTGTATCCCCAGTCGGTTCTCTTACTAAAAGACAAGTCTGACGACAAAAAGGTGGGCGATGTGGTAAATCATGCATTGTTTATATCGGCCGAGGCACCCCTCGAAGAGCTATATAGGTTACTTAAAGACAAAAAGGTCCCCGGTGCCGTTGTGGTGGATAAAGAGGGCAGATATCTGGGCATAGCCACTTTGCGCGGCTTGCTGGAGGCGGTTAGACGTATGACCCCCAAAGCTAGATCTGTCAATGCTATTTACAGTGACCCGGGAGGTCTCCTAGTTAACGAAAACGACCCGATAGACAAGTTAGCCAAAAAGTTGGCAGGCGGCGAGATAGAGGGCGTGGTTGTGACGAACTCTAAAGGTCGTGTGTCGGGCATTGTGACTATATGGGACTTCATAAAGTCGTCAATATGGCTCAAGCCCAAGAGGGAACCGCGGCCGATTTTCGGCAAGGGTGCGAGCAGAGGCGCCTCCAGCGAGACCTCGCCTATTACCGTAAAGAGTCTACAGTTCACCGGAGTCCCCGTAGCCACCACGAGGACGTCAGTTGAGGATGTCGCGGCTACCATGGCCTCTTTAGGTATGTATATACTGCCAGTAGTGGACAAAGAGGGCAAGCCTGTCGGTGTCGTGTCGGTCTGGGACGTACTTAGAGCGTACTTCGAGGGGCCTAAAGAGGGTAGGGAAGACGTAGAGCCCGAGCGGCCCATAGCGGCTCCCGTCGAGGTCAGACCTGAGGAGGCCTTAAGGCTAAAGCCTGCAAAATTCGCCATGGGGGTCAGGGCGCGCGAGCTCGTAAGGACCGACGTGCCGACGGTAGGCTTGTTGGACAGTATTTCTCATGTGAGGAGGGTCATGGTCAGGACGGAGGCGCCTGTGGTGGCGGTAGTTGATGAGGATAGAAACATAGTGGGGTTCGTATCGAGGCGCGATTTGTTGATATATCTAGCAGAAAAGTCGTTGGGATACTGGAAGGTACAAAAAGGCAAGAGGCTTGTGTTAAAGGAAAATGTAATGCCCGGAGAGCAGGCCAAGCTTCTAAGGGAGGAGGGCACGGCCTCGGAGGTCATGAAGGTAGATGTGCCTAAACTCTCGGCTAACTCCTCGGCGGAGGAGATAGCGTACCACATGTTGTCGTCTGGCCTGGACTACGTTCTAATATTAGATGAAAAGGGCGATCTCTTGGGCGTTGTCACTAGAGAGGATTTGGTCAAGGCGTATTCCGAAAGGGGCCGCGAAGATGCAGTAGTCTCGGAGCTCATGACGCCTATAGATATAGCCGTGGTAAACCCCATGCACAGCATATCCCACGTGATCGAGAAGATGAAGAAGTACGAAATAGACGGCGTATTGGTGGTGGAGGGCAACGACATAAAGGGCGCCGTGGTGGACAAGAAGCTCTCCCTGACGCCCATAGAGGAGAGCCTAAGGGGCGAGAGGATATTCGTGGTGACGAAGAGCGGGACTCGCAGGGAGGGCTCAGGCCGTTTGAGGTACCCCAAGGCCGGAACCCTCATGGCCATCGATATAGCAGACGAACCGCCGCCTTCGGTCCCGCCCAACATGAGCGCCAAGGAGGCGGCTAGGCGTTTATTGCAACATGGACTGCTGGCCGTATTGGACCAACAGGGGAGGCTCGTAGGCGTGCTGACAGAATTCGATATAGTTCGCGACCTCGCCAGGGCATATGTCGCATATAAGTCCGAGGTAGCCGTCAAAAAGGTAGAAGAAAAATAA
- the pyrH gene encoding UMP kinase, giving the protein MIAIKLSGRIFDDKVLVKEYISTIKGLDEKTAIITGGGTTARNYIDLARELGASNYFLDLIGIEASRINAWLLIAGLGDEAYPKPAESLGEVVSALSYKKRVVLGGLQPGQSTATVAALVAEAIGARMLVNCANIDGIYDDDPKRNPNAKRIPRVKASELISLLKSSALPGTYELADLWSLEILKRSKIPMYVIDGKKPELLKALLEGGTVPGSLVLPE; this is encoded by the coding sequence ATGATAGCGATAAAGCTCAGCGGCAGAATTTTCGACGACAAGGTGCTCGTCAAGGAGTACATCTCGACCATAAAGGGACTCGACGAAAAGACCGCAATAATTACGGGAGGGGGCACCACGGCCAGAAATTATATAGATCTGGCGCGGGAGCTCGGCGCCAGCAACTACTTCCTCGACTTAATAGGGATAGAGGCCAGCAGGATCAACGCCTGGTTGCTCATAGCGGGGCTAGGCGATGAGGCGTACCCGAAGCCGGCTGAATCTCTTGGCGAGGTGGTGTCCGCTTTGAGCTACAAAAAGAGGGTAGTGCTCGGCGGGCTTCAGCCAGGCCAGTCGACAGCCACCGTAGCGGCGCTGGTCGCAGAGGCGATAGGCGCCAGGATGTTGGTAAATTGTGCAAATATAGATGGCATATATGACGACGACCCCAAAAGGAACCCCAACGCAAAGAGGATTCCGCGAGTCAAGGCGTCTGAACTCATATCATTGCTCAAATCCAGCGCGTTGCCGGGCACATACGAGTTGGCTGACTTGTGGAGCCTCGAAATACTTAAGAGGAGCAAAATACCTATGTATGTCATAGACGGTAAGAAGCCCGAATTGCTCAAGGCCCTACTCGAAGGGGGGACGGTCCCCGGCTCTTTAGTGTTGCCGGAATAA
- a CDS encoding 30S ribosomal protein S11 yields MSAGEQPAEAKPQKLRWGIAWIYSSSNNTIITITDLTGAETVARVSGGQVVKADKDKPSPWAAMQAAYRAAQLALARGINAVHIKVRGPGGYGMKVPGPGASAAIRALARAGLVIGKIEDVTPIPHDTIRPPHGRKGRRV; encoded by the coding sequence GTGTCTGCTGGAGAACAACCAGCCGAAGCCAAGCCCCAGAAATTGAGGTGGGGCATAGCTTGGATTTATTCTAGTAGCAATAACACCATAATCACCATAACGGACCTAACAGGGGCCGAGACAGTCGCCAGAGTGAGTGGAGGGCAGGTGGTGAAGGCCGATAAGGACAAGCCGTCGCCGTGGGCTGCGATGCAAGCCGCATATAGAGCCGCCCAATTGGCGCTTGCGAGGGGCATAAACGCTGTTCATATAAAAGTGAGGGGACCTGGAGGCTACGGCATGAAGGTGCCGGGTCCCGGCGCCAGCGCGGCCATAAGAGCTCTGGCTAGGGCCGGCTTAGTCATAGGCAAAATAGAGGACGTCACGCCCATACCGCACGATACGATCAGGCCGCCTCATGGCCGTAAAGGCAGAAGGGTCTAA